GTGGCCCGCTCCCCCGCGGCTCACGGTCGCCACCTTGAGAAATGGCGTCACCCCGTGCACGTCGGCCTCGAAGACGATCTCCCGCGTGCGAATCGCCGGATCCAGCCCTTCGGGCGCGGTCACGATTTCTTTTCCTGGGCCACCGCCGCCTCGGCCGCCTGGAAGCCGATGCGGCTGTGCGTGCCGTCGCAGAAGGGCTTGCTGACCGAAGCGCCACAGCGGCACAGGGCGATGC
This DNA window, taken from Candidatus Methylomirabilota bacterium, encodes the following:
- a CDS encoding CDGSH iron-sulfur domain-containing protein, whose product is MTVKITCRPNGPYLVEGDVEIYDPTGARADTTGRPRIALCRCGASVSKPFCDGTHSRIGFQAAEAAVAQEKKS